Proteins co-encoded in one Meiothermus sp. genomic window:
- a CDS encoding thioesterase family protein, translating to MKPIPPGYQASFETVVTDEMTVDFEHPDDPQLGKLHPVYATYWMAKHMELAGRKIILPFLEEGEEGIGSKVSVDHLASALPGMKVRIVAEHLRTEGNRVHAQCTAWNELGDQIGVGYTEQVILPRARLLRIFEKLQERWQEQRK from the coding sequence ATGAAGCCCATACCCCCCGGCTACCAGGCCAGCTTCGAAACGGTGGTCACCGACGAGATGACCGTGGACTTCGAGCACCCCGACGACCCCCAACTGGGCAAGCTGCACCCGGTCTACGCCACCTACTGGATGGCCAAGCACATGGAACTGGCCGGGCGCAAGATCATCCTGCCTTTCCTGGAAGAGGGCGAGGAGGGCATTGGCTCCAAGGTGAGCGTGGATCACCTGGCCTCGGCCCTGCCCGGCATGAAGGTGCGCATTGTGGCTGAGCACCTGCGCACCGAAGGCAACCGGGTGCACGCCCAGTGCACCGCCTGGAACGAGCTGGGCGACCAGATTGGCGTGGGCTACACCGAGCAGGTGATCCTGCCCAGGGCCAGGCTGCTACGAATTTTCGAGAAACTCCAGGAGC